TGGGCGTGCGGCAGCCGGCGGCGCGCACGGCATGTCTGATCGTTGCAGCCAGCGGGACGTTGCGACCGAACGGGCCGCGCACATCTGACCACACCGTCGGCATGCACTCGTAGCCGCTCGGCCCCGTGTAAGGGTAGACCGCGTGACCGACCTTCGGCTGCCGGGCGTCATCGAACTTGCCGCCCTTCGAAACCGAAAGGTAATCAAAGCCACAGCGCGCGAACTCTGTGCCGAAGTAGACCGCATCCTCAAGATGACTGCCGCCGTGAATCACTTCATCGCCGAGAAAGCGCACGCCGACACAATAATCCGCCCCGACTCGCTCGCGCACCGCGCCGTAGACTTCGAGCGGCAAGCGCACGCGGTTTTCGCGCCGCCCGCCGTAGCCGTCCGGGCGCGTGTTGGTGGCGCTCAGAAACGACGCCATCGTGTAAGCGTGCGCGTAATGTAGCTCGACGCCATCAAAGCCGGCTTCGCGGGCGCGTGTGGCGGCGGCGGCAAAGATATCGGGCAGCACATCGGGCAGCTCGCGGATGTGCGGCAAATCCATGTCGGTGACGCGCTCGCGGTAACCATAGCGCAACGATTCCAGCTCGCGCTCGTCGAGAACCCGCTCGATCAACTCGCCGGGCGCATCGGTGAGCAGGCGGCGAATCGCGGATTCGTCAGCGGCGAGCCAGTGCGTATCGCCGGTCACTTCCGCAAGCGCATCCCGATGATGGTCTGTCACGGCGAGGAAGCGGGCGAAGAATTTTTCTTTTTGCGGGCGGCGCTTGACGGCGAGGAAATCGATGATCTGGATGAACAGGCGTGTGTGGCCGTGGCTGGCGCGGCGCACGGTTTCGACCAGCTCGCGCAGGCCGGGAATGAAGCGGTCATGGCCGATCCTGAGCAGCGGGCCGCTGGCGATGTCGCGGATGCCTGTGGCTTCGACGACAATCGCCCCCGGTTGTCCCTCGGCAAAGCGCCTGTACCAGGCGAGGACGTTGGCGGTCACCAGTCCGTCTTCGGTCGCGCGCCAAGGCACCATCGCCGGGACCCAGGTGCGGCTTTCGAGCCGGACGCTGCCGACCGTGATGGGCGAGAACAGGCGCGCCCGTGCTGCCTCTTCAGCCGTCGGCCAGCGCGCTCCGAGCAGTGCATGACGAATCGGTTTTCCTTGACGCCACATCCTGCATTGAATGTACCACGCGGTGAAGGAGGCAGGAAGCAGGAGGCAGGAAGCAGTCAAAAGCAAAGCGTATTGCCCGAACATTGTCATCCATACGAAGGCAGCCATCCGAATTACCTGCCTCCTGCTTCCTGCCTCCTGCCTCCTTCATTCGTGCCGGAGCGCGATCATCGGGTCAACCCGCGTGGCGCGGCGCGCAGGGATGTAGCTGGCCAGCAAGGCCACCGCGATCAGCGCCGCCGAGGCAACAATGAAAGCCGGCGGGTCGGTGGCGCTCACGCCGTAAAGCAGGCTCGACATCAGCCGCGTTAAGCCGAGCGCGGCCACGAGGCCAACCGCCGCGCCGATTAAGGCGAGCTTCAATCCTTGTTTGACGACCATGCGGACGATCTCCCTGTAATCGGCTCCCAGAGCCATACGGATGCCGATCTCGCGGGTGCGCGCGGTCACCGAATGCGCGATGACGCCATACAGGCCAACGCCTGCGAGCGCCAGCGCCAGCCCTCCGAACAAGCCGATCAGGCTGGCGGCCATGCGCTGCTGCCAGAGCGTCGTCGCGACCTGCTCGGTCATCGTCTTGACCGCAAAGAGCGGCAGGTCTTTGGCGACGCGGGCGACGGCATTGCGAATCGTTTCGGTCATCGCCGCTGGCTCGCCGGCCGTCTGGATGACCAGCGTCGTCCGCCCATCGTAAGCCTGTAGCACAGGCAGGTACAGAATCGGCGGCGCGTCGGCAAGCAGTGTGCGGTGCCTAGTATTGCCGACGAGGCCAACGATTTCAAGAGGCGGGCGGCGCGGCTCATTGAAGAAAGGCGCGGCGATGCGCTTGCCGAGGGGACTTTCTCCGGGCCAGAGTTTTTCGGCGAGCGCCTGATTGACGATGGCGACGGCGGGCGCCCCGACGCGGTCGGCTTCGCTGAAATCGCGGCCTTGAAGCACGGGGATGTTCAGCGTGCTGAAGTAGCGCGGCGCGATACGGTTGGCGTCGGTCCGCATGCCGATCTCTTCGCTGCCGCGCAAAGCTTCCGGCGGCGGCTCCTGGCCTTCATAAAAGATCGCCATGCGGTCGCTCCAATCATTGGGCGGCACCGTCTTGGCAAAGCTCGCGGTGACCACGCCGGGCGTTGCGTCGAGCTGTTTGATGAGCTGCTCATAGAAGGCGCAGCCGGCCTCGGCGTTATATCCCTGTATGCTGAGATCGAGCGACATCAATAACCGATGATCGGTGTCGAAGCCCCTGTCTATGGCGACGATCTGCTGCATGGTGCGCACCGCCAGGGCCGCGCCGATCAAGAGGACGACCGAGAAGCCGACCTGGAAAGCGACAAGTGCGCTCTGCACGCGCGACTTATGAAAGCCGCCGGCGGGCGCGCCATCTTTCAGCGACGTCACCAGGTCAGGCTTTGAAGCTTGCAGCGCCGGCGCGAGCGCGAAGAGAATGCCGGTCAGCAGCGACAGGGCGAGCGTGAACCCCATCACTTTGAGGTCCATCTCGATGGCCAGCCCGCGCAAGCCATATGCCGGTTGTTGGAACGCGAGAATCACATCGGCCAGCCAGCGCGCCAGCAACAACCCGCACCCCCCGGCGAGCAGCGACAGCATCACGCCTTCGGTCAGCAGTTGCCTGACCAGGCGGCTGCGATTG
The sequence above is a segment of the Blastocatellia bacterium genome. Coding sequences within it:
- a CDS encoding ABC transporter permease, with the translated sequence MMEALWQDIRYAARLLVKSPAWTALAVIALALGIGANTAIFSLVNAVLLRPLAGVEASDQLVAFERLQGGRAYDSFGYPDYLDYRNQSDTFSGLAAHVGTPLSFAGNTTERLRGDVVTGNYFSVLGARPALGRLLQSEDDEAEGAHPVAVISHGLWRRAFGSDPSAVGQTIKLNGHDFTVVGVAREEFSGTVTGMSFDVWLPMAMQPQAIPRMSAGVLRDRSAGWIAIFGRLKGGVTLEQAQAEIATIAGQLAQAYPETNKTRGAALIAGLGLTASDREDFRRFLGLLFAAVALLLLIACGNVASLLMVRATSRRREIAVRLALGANRSRLVRQLLTEGVMLSLLAGGCGLLLARWLADVILAFQQPAYGLRGLAIEMDLKVMGFTLALSLLTGILFALAPALQASKPDLVTSLKDGAPAGGFHKSRVQSALVAFQVGFSVVLLIGAALAVRTMQQIVAIDRGFDTDHRLLMSLDLSIQGYNAEAGCAFYEQLIKQLDATPGVVTASFAKTVPPNDWSDRMAIFYEGQEPPPEALRGSEEIGMRTDANRIAPRYFSTLNIPVLQGRDFSEADRVGAPAVAIVNQALAEKLWPGESPLGKRIAAPFFNEPRRPPLEIVGLVGNTRHRTLLADAPPILYLPVLQAYDGRTTLVIQTAGEPAAMTETIRNAVARVAKDLPLFAVKTMTEQVATTLWQQRMAASLIGLFGGLALALAGVGLYGVIAHSVTARTREIGIRMALGADYREIVRMVVKQGLKLALIGAAVGLVAALGLTRLMSSLLYGVSATDPPAFIVASAALIAVALLASYIPARRATRVDPMIALRHE
- a CDS encoding NADH:flavin oxidoreductase, with product MWRQGKPIRHALLGARWPTAEEAARARLFSPITVGSVRLESRTWVPAMVPWRATEDGLVTANVLAWYRRFAEGQPGAIVVEATGIRDIASGPLLRIGHDRFIPGLRELVETVRRASHGHTRLFIQIIDFLAVKRRPQKEKFFARFLAVTDHHRDALAEVTGDTHWLAADESAIRRLLTDAPGELIERVLDERELESLRYGYRERVTDMDLPHIRELPDVLPDIFAAAATRAREAGFDGVELHYAHAYTMASFLSATNTRPDGYGGRRENRVRLPLEVYGAVRERVGADYCVGVRFLGDEVIHGGSHLEDAVYFGTEFARCGFDYLSVSKGGKFDDARQPKVGHAVYPYTGPSGYECMPTVWSDVRGPFGRNVPLAATIRHAVRAAGCRTPIVTSGGIATFEQAEQILENGEADIIAAARQSLADPDWFLKIKLGRGDEVRRCEFTNYCEGLDQMHKQVTCKLWDRLQTGEPGAALSDDGRRRLLAPRWQDAPEE